A section of the Triplophysa dalaica isolate WHDGS20190420 chromosome 8, ASM1584641v1, whole genome shotgun sequence genome encodes:
- the gpr161a gene encoding G-protein coupled receptor 161 isoform X1, with product MCLLTCDREFQHPARVCQHVCPILHILHPPIMNSSKNGTTQANTTNGPDDDGAVALEAVSIIIIAILACLGNLVIVVTLYKKPYLLTPSNKFVFSLTLSNLLLSLLTLPFVAVSSVRRDWMFGVVWCNFTALLHLLVSSSSMLTLGAIAIDRYYAVLFPMIYPMKITGNRAGLAIFYVWLHSLVGCLPPLFGWSTFEFDRFKWTCTAAWHKEISYTAFWVTWCCLLPLAAMLVCYGVIFRVARIKARKVYCGTVVVQQEESGSQKNGRKNSNTSTSSSGSRRSLIYSGSQCKAFVTILVVLGTFLTTWGPYVVVISTEALWGKDNVSPQIETLVSWLSFTSAVCHPLIYGLWNKTVRKELLGMCFGDRYYRESFVIRHRNSRLFSISNRITDLGMSPHLTAMFVGGGQLLARGSSTGDTGFSYTQDSATDVMLLDNYTSELSHSTHCAASKRRSSVTFEDQVDQIPKGDPSIVQVTADIHKSLDSFASSLAKAIENDAKIQLFGEWTDIPISLFSVRNTQRGPRYMDGQRLRMESIDEGIVKDDDDNEEEMRKKRSITKKYVIVPCSSLNDKIIALSASLRYRTSLKMSTCWQVFTNNLHTLFVSNLHKRQRMF from the exons TTTGTCAACATGTCTGTCCAATTCTGCATATTCTGCATCCTCCAATAATGAACAGCAGTAAGAATGGGACAACGCAGGCAAACACCACTAACGGTCCGGATGATGATGGAGCCGTGGCGCTGGAGGCTGTCTCTATCATAATCATAGCCATATTGGCATGTCTGGGGAATCTGGTTATCGTGGTGACGCTGTATAAGAAACCCTACTTATTGACTCCCAGCAACAAGTTCGTCTTCAGCCTGACCTTGTCCAATCTGTTGCTTTCTTTATTAACTTTGCCTTTTGTGGCGGTCAGCTCGGTGCGCAGAGATTGGATGTTTGGGGTGGTGTGGTGTAACTTTACGGCACTGCTTCATCTTCTCGTCAGCTCATCTAGCATGCTGACATTAGGGGCCATTGCTATTGACAG GTACTATGCTGTATTGTTTCCCATGATCTACCCCATGAAAATTACTGGAAACCGAGCCGGCCTTGCCATTTTTTACGTGTGGCTCCATTCTTTGGTTGGATGTCTGCCGCCGCTCTTCGGTTGGTCTACTTTCGAATTCGACCGCTTCAAATGGACCTGCACGGCAGCATGGCACAAAGAGATCAGCTACACTGCCTTCTGGGTAACGTGGTGCTGCCTTCTACCGCTGGCGGCAATGCTGGTCTGCTACGGGGTCATCTTTCGCGTGGCCCGCATTAAAGCGCGCAAGGTTTACTGCGGTACCGTGGTGGTACAGCAGGAGGAGTCTGGTTCTCAGAAGAACGGCCGTAAGAACTCCAATACCTCCACCTCGTCGAGCGGTAGCCGGAGGAGCCTTATCTACTCGGGGAGCCAATGCAAGGCCTTTGTAACCATCCTTGTGGTGCTGGGAACATTTCTGACCACATGGGGTCCGTACGTGGTTGTGATTAGTACTGAAGCACTGTGGGGTAAAGACAATGTTTCACCACAGATAGAGACGCTGGTGTCTTGGCTGTCTTTCACCAGTGCCGTGTGTCATCcacttatttatggactgtGGAACAAAACTGTACGAAAGGAGTTGCTGGGCATGTGCTTCGGCGATCGATATTACAGAGAGTCTTTCGTTATACGACACAGGAACTCTCGTCTGTTTAGCATCTCGAACCGGATAACGG ATCTGGGGATGTCTCCTCACCTGACGGCCATGTTTGTTGGCGGTGGGCAGCTCCTGGCACGTGGCAGCAGCACGGGAGACACAGGCTTCAGCTATACACAGGACTCAG CTACAGACGTCATGCTGTTGGACAACTACACATCAGAACTCTCCCACTCAACCCACTGTGCTGCCAGTAAGAGACGAAGTTCTGTCACATTTGAAGACCAAGTGGATCAAATCCCTAAAG GTGATCCATCAATAGTCCAGGTAACGGCAGACATCCACAAGTCTTTGGACAGCTTTGCCTCATCTCTGGCCAAGGCTATAGAGAACGATGCTAAGATTCAACTGTTTGGGGAATGGACTGATATTCCCATCAGTTTGTTTAGTGTCCGGAACACACAAAGAGGTCCACGTTACATGGATGGCCAGAGACTCAGGATGGAAAGCATCGATGAAGGAATAGTTAAAGATGATGATGACAATGAGGAGGAGATGAGGAAGAAAAGGAGCATCACGAAAAAATATGTGATAGTTCCATGTAGTTCCTTGAACGACAAGATCATTGCGTTATCTGCATCCTTAAGGTACAGAACATCATTAAAGATGTCAACATGTTGGCAAGTGTTTACAAATAATTTGCACACGTTGTTTGTGAGTAATTTACATAAAAGGCAAAGAATGTTTTAG
- the gpr161a gene encoding G-protein coupled receptor 161 isoform X2, with protein sequence MNSSKNGTTQANTTNGPDDDGAVALEAVSIIIIAILACLGNLVIVVTLYKKPYLLTPSNKFVFSLTLSNLLLSLLTLPFVAVSSVRRDWMFGVVWCNFTALLHLLVSSSSMLTLGAIAIDRYYAVLFPMIYPMKITGNRAGLAIFYVWLHSLVGCLPPLFGWSTFEFDRFKWTCTAAWHKEISYTAFWVTWCCLLPLAAMLVCYGVIFRVARIKARKVYCGTVVVQQEESGSQKNGRKNSNTSTSSSGSRRSLIYSGSQCKAFVTILVVLGTFLTTWGPYVVVISTEALWGKDNVSPQIETLVSWLSFTSAVCHPLIYGLWNKTVRKELLGMCFGDRYYRESFVIRHRNSRLFSISNRITDLGMSPHLTAMFVGGGQLLARGSSTGDTGFSYTQDSATDVMLLDNYTSELSHSTHCAASKRRSSVTFEDQVDQIPKGDPSIVQVTADIHKSLDSFASSLAKAIENDAKIQLFGEWTDIPISLFSVRNTQRGPRYMDGQRLRMESIDEGIVKDDDDNEEEMRKKRSITKKYVIVPCSSLNDKIIALSASLRYRTSLKMSTCWQVFTNNLHTLFVSNLHKRQRMF encoded by the exons ATGAACAGCAGTAAGAATGGGACAACGCAGGCAAACACCACTAACGGTCCGGATGATGATGGAGCCGTGGCGCTGGAGGCTGTCTCTATCATAATCATAGCCATATTGGCATGTCTGGGGAATCTGGTTATCGTGGTGACGCTGTATAAGAAACCCTACTTATTGACTCCCAGCAACAAGTTCGTCTTCAGCCTGACCTTGTCCAATCTGTTGCTTTCTTTATTAACTTTGCCTTTTGTGGCGGTCAGCTCGGTGCGCAGAGATTGGATGTTTGGGGTGGTGTGGTGTAACTTTACGGCACTGCTTCATCTTCTCGTCAGCTCATCTAGCATGCTGACATTAGGGGCCATTGCTATTGACAG GTACTATGCTGTATTGTTTCCCATGATCTACCCCATGAAAATTACTGGAAACCGAGCCGGCCTTGCCATTTTTTACGTGTGGCTCCATTCTTTGGTTGGATGTCTGCCGCCGCTCTTCGGTTGGTCTACTTTCGAATTCGACCGCTTCAAATGGACCTGCACGGCAGCATGGCACAAAGAGATCAGCTACACTGCCTTCTGGGTAACGTGGTGCTGCCTTCTACCGCTGGCGGCAATGCTGGTCTGCTACGGGGTCATCTTTCGCGTGGCCCGCATTAAAGCGCGCAAGGTTTACTGCGGTACCGTGGTGGTACAGCAGGAGGAGTCTGGTTCTCAGAAGAACGGCCGTAAGAACTCCAATACCTCCACCTCGTCGAGCGGTAGCCGGAGGAGCCTTATCTACTCGGGGAGCCAATGCAAGGCCTTTGTAACCATCCTTGTGGTGCTGGGAACATTTCTGACCACATGGGGTCCGTACGTGGTTGTGATTAGTACTGAAGCACTGTGGGGTAAAGACAATGTTTCACCACAGATAGAGACGCTGGTGTCTTGGCTGTCTTTCACCAGTGCCGTGTGTCATCcacttatttatggactgtGGAACAAAACTGTACGAAAGGAGTTGCTGGGCATGTGCTTCGGCGATCGATATTACAGAGAGTCTTTCGTTATACGACACAGGAACTCTCGTCTGTTTAGCATCTCGAACCGGATAACGG ATCTGGGGATGTCTCCTCACCTGACGGCCATGTTTGTTGGCGGTGGGCAGCTCCTGGCACGTGGCAGCAGCACGGGAGACACAGGCTTCAGCTATACACAGGACTCAG CTACAGACGTCATGCTGTTGGACAACTACACATCAGAACTCTCCCACTCAACCCACTGTGCTGCCAGTAAGAGACGAAGTTCTGTCACATTTGAAGACCAAGTGGATCAAATCCCTAAAG GTGATCCATCAATAGTCCAGGTAACGGCAGACATCCACAAGTCTTTGGACAGCTTTGCCTCATCTCTGGCCAAGGCTATAGAGAACGATGCTAAGATTCAACTGTTTGGGGAATGGACTGATATTCCCATCAGTTTGTTTAGTGTCCGGAACACACAAAGAGGTCCACGTTACATGGATGGCCAGAGACTCAGGATGGAAAGCATCGATGAAGGAATAGTTAAAGATGATGATGACAATGAGGAGGAGATGAGGAAGAAAAGGAGCATCACGAAAAAATATGTGATAGTTCCATGTAGTTCCTTGAACGACAAGATCATTGCGTTATCTGCATCCTTAAGGTACAGAACATCATTAAAGATGTCAACATGTTGGCAAGTGTTTACAAATAATTTGCACACGTTGTTTGTGAGTAATTTACATAAAAGGCAAAGAATGTTTTAG